The DNA segment TGGAGCCTGCAGTTGGTAGTTTAGGTCTCTAGTCCATGTCAGGAATGTGGGTGCCCTGCTCCAGTGGAATtctcccaccaggcccaggaGTGGCCCCTCTGCTGCCCGAACCCTTTGCCCCAGGCCTTTCCCTATGGTGTCCCCTCCTGGGAGGATCCACAGGGTCGGTGTTGGCAGAGCCAGTGGCAGAGGAGGTTccaggggctcagggaggggAAGAAGCTGGGCGAGGTCGCAGGAGCCTGGGGGTGAAGTCAGGGCAGGGCCGGCCTGCGGGGAGCtgccccaactcctgggctctgggCGACATTCCAGCCAGCTCTCCCAGGCTCTCTGCTCGCCTTCCTCCCTGGTagctatctctgtctctctccaggtGGGTCTACATCCCCTTTCAGCAGCCCCATCACCTCCGACGAGGAATACCTGAGTCCCCCAGAGGAGTTCCCAGAGCCTGGGGAGACCTGGCCACGAACCCCCACCATGAAGCCCAGTCCCAGCCAGAACCGCCGTTCTTCTGACACTGGCTCCAAGGCACCCCCCACCTTCAAGGTCAGACCGCTGAGGCTGGGGCCTAGCCTCCTGTGTGCCCCCGTTCCTTTGGGTGCCCCCTTGTTCTTGGGGCCATGCCTAGGCAACATCAAGACCTGGAACTTTACTCCCATTCAAACCCTCTTACCCAGAGCCAGTCTCAGCCTGGCTATGGAAGAGTCCTCCATCTCAGATTCCACAGCCCCCAGGACCCAAGGCTCTGCCCTGTCTTCCCCTGACACTTTGGGGTACCCCCTTCAGGTCTCACTTATGGACCAGTCAGTAAGAGAAGGCCAAGATGTCATCATGAGCATCCGCGTGCAGGGGGAGCCCAAGCCTGTGGTCTCCTGGTGAGTAGCCGCACTTTCCACCACCCACCAGCGACTCTCTGTCAGGCTTGGCTCTGGGAGGTCTGGCTTTGggtggaaggaaatggaatcttGGTGGGCTTCCCCATGATCTGCCTCAGGGGCCTCATCTCAGGGACAGCAGTGTATTCCCCCCGGCACCCTGTCCCTTGCCCCATGTTCCAGGCTTATTTAGGGCTTCCCCTTCTGGCGAGGGGCTTGGGTCTCATGTCTGTCCATTTGGGATAaatgactgggtgcggtggctcacgcctgtaatcccagcattttgagaggtgaggtgaatggatcacttgaggccaggagtttgggaccagcctggccagcatggcgaagccctgtctctactaaaaatacaaaaaaattagccagatgtggtggtgcacgcttgtaatcccagctacttgggaggctgaggcaagaggattacttgaccctgggaggtggaagctgtagtgagctgagatcacaccattgcactccagcctgggtgacagagtgagaccctgtgtcaaaaacaaaaatacccccTTCCCAAAATTAGCAAGGAGCAAGACATTtcagaggccaaggaaggaggattgcttgagccaaggagttgaagaccagcttgggcaacatagtgagactctgtccctacaaaaaaattttttaaattagctggacgtggtagtacatgcctgtagacccagctacttatgagggtgaggaggaggatcactggagcccaggagtttgaggttgcagtgagctatgatcacaccactgcactccagcctggacaatatagcaagaccctgttgctgaaaaaaaaaaagacacacaacaATTTGTTTCTGAGCTGCCAGCAGCCCCGAGTTAAATGTGGGTCTAAGCAGAGGGGCCTCGCTCATCCCAGGTGCCTGGAACATGGATTACTCAGCTTGCTAATTTTTTAtggtttgaattttgtttttcatttttaattgattgtCTGGTccccactgtgattttttttttttttttttttttttagatggagtttcactctttgtcgcccaggctggagtgcagtggtgcgatctgggctcactgcaacctccgcctcctgggttcaaggaattctcctgcctcagcctcctgagtagctgggattacaggcatgtgccaccacacccagctaattttgttttttttgtagaggcagggtttctggtcaggctggtctcgaactcctgacctcaggtgatccacccacctcggcctcccaaagtgctgggattacaggcatgagccaccgtgcccagcccccactgtgatttttttttgtaacattGTAAGTTTTTTCATATCCCTTTTGGGAAGTGGGAAAGCTATCTGtccattataaataaataaaaataagacatgggGAAGTTTAAGAATTATTAAGAGCTAAATAGGGTCAGGCATGAGGGCtcaatgtctgtaatcccagcactttgggaagccaagagaggaggatcatttgagcccagaagttcaagaccagcgtggacaacatggtgaaaccctgtatctacaaaaaatacaaaaattagctgggcatggtggcatgtgcctgtagtcccagctactcaggaggctgaggtggggagatcgcttgagcctggggaggtagaagttgcagtgagctgtgattgtgccactgcactccagcctgggtgacagagggaaaccctgttaaaaaaaaaaaaaaaagaaagaaagaaaagaaaaaagagctaaATAGCACGGCTCCACTCTGAATGCAGCAGGGTTCCGAGAAGGGAGAGCTCCAGGAGTTAGAAGTGACCTGGAAGCTCCTAGAGGTGGGTGGGATGGCAGAGTGGGGGTAAAAACCTAGCCCTGGCCACGGTCAGTGGGACAGATCTGGGGACTGGGCAAACTGCACAGGGAAGGAGAGGCCTGCACAGTGCTGCAGCCCCAGTTCCTGTGCACGCACATCAGGCCCCTGGGCCCTGGGACTGAGTTCTTGCCCCTCTGACAGGCTGAGAAACCGCCAGCCTGTGCGCCCAGACCAGCGGCGCTTTGCggaggaggctgagggtgggctGTGCCGGCTGCGGATCCTGGCTGCAGAGCGTGGCGATGCTGGTTTCTACACTTGCAAAGCGGTCAATGAGTATGGTGCTCGGCAGTGCGAGGCCCGCTTGGAGGTCCGAGGTGAGTACCTGATTTCTCCATGAATGCCCACCTGGCCCTGGCCCCTTCCTTCCCCCACTGTCTGCTCTCACACAGCCTCAGTTAGAGGATGCCACCACTGAAAGGGCCTTAAGGGGCCCCTAGTCCAGCTGCTTATATTATTGTTGAGTGAACCAAAGCCCAGAGACAGGAAGTGACCTGCCCAAAGCTGCACAGCACATTGTTCCGTGTTCAGCTTACTACACAACACCACCTTCCCTGTTGCTCCATCACGGAGCCCTGGCAGCAGCCAGAGACCCTGCACCTGCCACTGGCCAAGCTCTCTCTACACTCTTCTGAGCCTTTGTCACCCTGCTCTGCCCAGGACcctccctcatccccctccccctctcctctcGCCCCTTTGCCCACCCTCCCATcccattgctgtgcagaagctactGTGAGGTAGCGGTGGGGAGAGTCTGGTGGCTGGACCCGTTCGGAGGGGCCCTTGGGGTGGCTTAGGCTTGGAGCATCACAGGGACCCTAGGGTGCCAGGGTGAGCACAGCTGTGACGTGTGAAGAGGCCTGGGCCCCCAGAGCCTGGGGCATATGTGCAGAGGCCCTCTCAGGCAGCAGGAGTGCCAGGCCCTGGCTAGGGGGCCCTCGAGGGCTGTGGGTTTTCCTCCCCGAAGGCCACAACCGTTTATCTTGCCTTCCACCTCACCCTTCGCCTCAATGGCTCCTCGCTTCCTCTCCTTGCTTCTCactcagcccccagcccctgaccTTCCCCAAGGCTCAGAGCTCAGACCCTGACAGTCATGGTCCCTCTGCTGGCCACCCTGCCTCAGTTCCCCTCCTCTGTGCCCGCCGTTCCTGTAGTTGCCACTTCCTTGGTCTCCAGATTCTTCAGCCCTCCTCCCTGGCCTGCTTTCTCTCCAGGGCCTGGCTCTGCCTCGCTTCTCTGTATTAACCCATGTCTCGGTGCTTCTTTCTCTTGGGGATTCCTTCCGACACCCCCAGGCTTTGGGGTGCTCCTGATCCCATGAATGCCTGGTTGCCCGGGGTCTCTGCCTGCCCAGGAACCCCGAGGAACCAGTCTCTGGCTAGCTGCCGGCCCTCGCAGCCCAGAGCTGACCTTGAGGGAGCCAAGAATGGCAGTGCTGCCCTGGCGGTGTGAGAGGCAGCCCTCTATGCAGAAGGGCCCTAGCCAGGTCTGCgtgcctgtgtgtgcctgtgcgtgcatgtgtgcgtgtgcgtgcgcatgcatgcgtgtgtgtgcatgcatgtgtgtgcgtgtgtgcgtgtgcgtgtgtgcatgtatgcgtgtgtgtgcatgcgtgtgtgtgcgtgtgcgtgcgtgtgtgcgtgtgcgtgcatgtgtgcgtgtgcatgcgtgtgtgtgtgtgtgtgtgcgcgtgcgtgcgCGTATGCTGCACTAACCTGCCGCTTGCTGACTGAGGTTTTTGTCTGTACACAGGCGAGTGAGCTCAGGGGGCCACCTGCGCTCCCCCCGCTACCCTCCGAGCCGCGCCCCTGTCTCAGGCACCTCTCGGACCTCGCTGTGTTTCACTGCCTCCTGCCCACAGACCCAGGCCTGCCGGCCCGGACCCgtcccagcctcccctccccaccccatgcaGCCCCCAGGGGGATAGCCCATGGGCCCCTGTGGACCCTCCCTCCCCAAGTGGACACATGGCTGTGCAGGCCAGGAGGCCCACAGATGGACTGAGTGCTGGGAAGGGGCGGCTGCGAGGGGTATCAACCCCCCGAGTCTCTCCCTGAAGGGGAGCACCGGGCGAGTGCATGTGCTACTGCTGCTACAGGCCTGTCtatctgtttgtctgtctgtgtgtctgtgacaGTCAGGGAAGGATGCCTCGGAGCTGAGGTGGGGTGAgacagagtgggagagattaCGGCATGGCATGGAGGGGCCCAAGGAGCAGGGGCTGTTGACAAAGGCCTTACCAGGAAGGGTTAGGACACTGACCATTCTATAAATGGGTTTCGAATGGCACAACACTTTCTATTTCACAAAAGACCAAAAGCCAGAGGCCCCAGGCTCTGTGCTGATGAACAGCCTGGCTGAGCCCTGGCCCTGGCAGGTTTAGGGCCCGTTTGGGGCCCCCTCCTTCTCTGTCAGGGCTGGGGTGCTCTGTCTGGGAATGAGGGAGTTAACCAGGTTTGgtgcaggagcaggagcagggggCCACTGTAGTGAGCGTGGAGAGATTTGGAAACACCTATTTCTTAACTCAAATAAAGTCCAGTTTGTACCCATCTggtgtgttgtgtttttttttcccccgccGCTGTCTCTGCCACCATGTGGCGCTCTCGGTTTCCCCTCCCTCAGTTCCCTCTTGCCTCCATGAATCACCCTCCCTGGCCCAGCTTGGATTGCCATCTCGAAGCCAGGTCTGGGCATGCCTTGCTGTCCTGGCCAGGTGGGTGGGCTTTCCCCATCTCCAGAGAACAAAatgcatctctctctctgtgtctgtctgtctctctgtgcgTGCGTATGTGTGTCTCCCTCACCCTGTGTGTCTCTGCTCTGTGCGTGGCCCCCGTGGCTGCTTTCCCCTCAGCACACCCTGAAAGCCGGTCCCTGGCCGTGCTGGCCCCCCTGCAGGACGTGGACGTGGGGGCCGGGGAGATGGCGCTGTTTGAGTGCCTGGTGGCGGGGCCCACTGACGTGGAGGTGGATTGGCTGTGCCGTGGCCGCCTGCTGCAGCCTGCACTGCTCAAATGCAAGATGCATTTCGATGGCCGCAAATGCAAGCTGCTACTTACATCTGTACATGAGGACGACAGTGGCGTCTACACCTGCAAGCTCAGCACGGCCAAAGGTAACTCCCCACTCAGGCATTGGGCTGCCGTGGGTGCCCAAGAGCTGGAGGGAGGGGACTGGGGGTGTACAGTAAGATGCCCGGGAAACAGAGCTCCAACCCCGAGGGGAAGCGGGGGAGAGTGGGAGCTAGTACATTGCCCTGGCCTCAATAAAATGagcacttagaatagtgcatAGCACAAAGGAAAGGCCGCAACAGGGTTAACTGTTCCTAGGAGGGAGTGTGTCTGCTGAGGTGAACATGGGTTCCCACGCCTGCCCTGCAAGTCACCAGCCATATAACTTTGAACAagtcacttcatctctctgagcttTAGCCTGTTCATCTGTAGAACAGGGATGGTGATCATTCCTCCTCTGTAGAGGGATTGGTAGGATTAATGAGATAGTTTATGTGAAGAACAAAGCACAGGGCCTGTCAAAGGGCCTTTCCAGGAGAGGGTAGGGCACTGAGCATTCCAGAAATGGGTTTCAAATGGCACACCTGCCTAATAAATGCCAGCCATTGTTACCACTGATGCTATCTCTGACCTGCGCCTGCCCTCATGGAAGGGCAGAGATTACAGCACCTGCCTCGCTACACTGTGGGTGATGAAGACCTAAGCGGAAGCTGGAGGGGCTTTAGAAGCAGGAGGGTGCATTGGGTCAGCATAAGGGACCCTTATCTCCTCCAGAAGCTTCTTTGGGGGTTGGTAGAGTGGGGTCAAGGGGCATCTGCTCTGGGTCTGGGGCAGGTGGCTAGGAGCATGGGCATGACCCCAGCACAGAGGAGAATTCTGAGAAGTAGATGGAGGAGGGGTGGGCTTGGCTTCTAGGACCCTCTCAGAGCTGGGCTGTGCTTCTTCCAGGGTGGGCAGGgtgaggggaggaagggggagctggggccaggccctgggctcaGGCCCTGGGCTCCTATGGAGTCCCCAGCCCACCATGGCAGTCTGCACCCACCCTTGCTGACCTCCACCCTCTCGAGGTCTAGTCTCTGGATCTGTGCCCACTTCCTCCCCTGAGTACCCAGAGCCTTTGCTGGGCTCTGCCCAGGCTCCAGCTTCCTGCTCAGCCTTAGGTCAGGAGTGGTGGGTTGGGATGCCTGGGCCTCCTTAGCCTTCCCTATCTCTGAGCTTCCCCCTGCCCCACAGATGAGCTGACCTGCAGTGCCCGGCTGACCGTGCGGCCCTCGTTGGCACCCCTGTTCACACGGCTGCTGGAAGATGTGGAGGTGTTGGAGGGCCGAGCTGCCCGTTTCGACTGCAAGATCAGTGGCACCCCGCCCCCTGTTGTTACCTGGACTCATTTTGGTACGGCCCCTGTGCGGCAGGTGTTGAGGGCCCCCCAAAGGCCCAGGCGGGGATGGGGTGCACCCAGAGGGCAGGGCCCCTCACTGTGCCTGCTCTGCATTCCCACCCCTCCCTTCTGCAGGCCGCCCCATGGAGGAGAGTGAGAACTTGCGGCTGCGGCAGGACGGGGGTCTGCACTCACTGCACATTGCCCATGTGGGTAGCGAGGATGAGGGGCTCTATGCGGTCAGTGCTGTTAACACCCATGGCCAGGCCCACTGCTCAGCCCAGCTGTATGTAGAAGAGCCCCGGACAGCCGCCTCAGGCCCCAGGTACCACCGGGGCCCCAAATGATGCTGGGGCTGCCTGTGAGGGGCCAGCCCAGCCTTGGGGTGGGAGGCACAGCCCTGGGCCTCTGGGCAGCCGTGTGGTCTTGCAGCTCGAAGCTGGAGAAGATGCCATCCATTCCCGAGGAGCCAGAGCAGGGTGAGCTGGAGCGGCTGTCCATTCCCGACTTCCTGCGGCCACTGCAGGACCTGGAGGTGGGACTGGCCAAGGAGGCCATGCTAGAGTGCCAGGTGACCGGCCTGCCCTACCCCACCATCAGCTGGTTCCACAACGGCCACCGCATCCAGAGCAGCGACGACCGGCGCATGACACAGTGTACGTGTCTGGGAAGGTCCCCGGGAGTGTCCCCTGCAGCACCCACTTGGCTTGCAATGCCCTGCCCCTCTCCCTAGCTTTCCCCAGGCCTTTCCTCTGTAGCCTGACCAGGGACAGGGTGCCTGGGGGAAGGGAACCCGGAGGGACTGTGAGGTCACTGCCTCCCCTGCAAGCCCACACAGCACTCATCTGCTGAGTCACCCCTCAGTGCCTGTTAGCACTGACTGGGCAGGCAGTACAGCCTGCTACTAACCCGCATCGGGCCCATGAGCAAGTTACAGaagccctctgtgcctcagtttctcatctgtaattgGGTTGTTACGAGACTAAATCAGTTAATGCATATAAGCCCCAGAGCAGGGCCTGGCACCTGGCAAGCAGTTGGGAGGTGTGAAGTCTCAGTATTCTTGTTTTAGTAGCCATTATCATCAGCGGTGGTACTTCCTGGAGACATTGCAATGAAAAAGCAGGTGTGGGCAGTGTCTGGCATGGAAGGGATGCTCTGTCCAGGGTTGCTAACAAATAGCAAATAAAGAAGAAGGGGCCAGCGGAGACACAGAGGAACGTATTTGGGTTGGTGTCCTCTTAGCCTGGGATACTTTCTTATGGGAGCATCTCAGTTCCATCCTTGAAGGAATCTGAGTCTTGTGTGAGAAGGTCTGCCCACCTCCCATAAGACAGTGCCCACTCTTTGACCCATGATGATTTCCCCTTATGGCTGCAACATGACAAAGATCACCTTCATTAAGTGCTTTCTAAGTGCCAGGTCCTGAGAGCTAAAGGTATGACAAGGACCATCTTACGTTGCCATAGGCCTGTAAGGCGGATACTATTAGCCccatttacagatggggaaactgaggcttagagagatacAGGAAGCTGCCCAGAGGCAAGAAAGGACTGTCTGACCCTGGTGCCCAGCTCTTAACCAGGATGTCCCTGTCACCCATGCTAcatcctccctgcctgcctgcctgcccatcTCCAGTGATGCCACCCCAGCTCCAACCCCTGCCCACAGCCTCCCATGACTGTCATTCTCAGCAGCAGGCCTCCCTGTCTCCCAGTCTGCTCTGAGGCCCTGGGTGAGTGTCTGTCTCAGGATCTAGGCTGGCGTCTCCGCTTCTGCCTGTATCTGGGGTCACTGGCAGCCCTTGGCTTCTCTTCTCTTATAAATAGTGTCAGCAGAGATAAATGAATGGGTGACTGTTCCATGCAGAGATAACTGCAAAGAGAAGGGAGGGGTGTCTAGGGACAGCCCTGACATGAAGGAGGACAGTGCAGGCCTCCTCTCTGTGTCTTCGCCAGAGACAGCCTCCTTATCATCCAGGGAGCAGGGAGTAGGGAAAGAGCTTTGGAATCACATGGTACCAAGGTCAAACTATCATTTATTAGccgtgtgaccttgaacaagtcaatATCTCTGACCTCATtggtaaaatagggataattttGTAGAGTTGTTGCAAGGATTCACGAGGGGGAAAGCATGTCAGGTACCtggtataggctgggcacagagcAGGCAACTCTTGTAATATATCATAGAATGTATTTGGTACTTACTGTGTGTGAGGTTCTGGGTCTGGTGGGACAAGCAGATCTGACGACGTCAGCCCTCTCTTTAAGGAGCTTGCAGGCCAGGTCAGGAGCTATGACTGATGCAAGAGGAAGAGCCCCCGCCCATGAAAAGCAGCGTGGGCCAGTGCCCATCGATGTGCAGGCGAGAGGGTTGGGGTCCTGGGAGGAGTCAGAGGATGAGGGGTAGAGAGCGGGCCAGGGGCAGGGGGGCTTCATGGGCTGTACCCACTTAAACTATGTCTTGAAGGACAAGGAAGCCTTAGGTAAGAGGAGAGCATTCCCCAAGGGAGGAATGTTGTGAGCAATGACCTGGAGATGGAACTCGGTGTCTCGTTCAGGGGCCTGATAGTTAGCCAGCATCAAGATGCAGAGGAGCAACAGAGACGTGGCTGGCAGGGAGTTTGGGTTGAGGGCTTTGCTGTCCTCCTGGAGGGCTTCCCTGCAGCTTTGCTGGAGACAGAATGGCAGTGGCCTTGGGGATGGAGAAGAAGGGCTTAGGGGAGGGGCCTTGGGAACAAAGCTTTGTTCGAGTTTTGACATAGAGGTTGTGACCATGCAGAGGTGGGAAGACGAGGGGCCAGTCAACAGAGGCAGGGACCCCAGAGGGTGGCCCAGTGtaggaggaagagaagatgaTAAGTTGCTTGGCCTGACACACTGGAGGGACAGACCAGAGGGGCCAGGGCAGATGTAGACTTGGAAGCCAGCCCGGGCCCGGACCCAGACTTTGCTGCACCATGGATGCACTTCCTGCTGCCTGCCCCATCCTTGCCCCATCCTTGCCCACTCGCCTCCTCCCTGCAGTGGATGGGGGTGAGGGACCAGGCCTGGGATGGCATGGGCCTACCCCTCAAGGTATCCTCCGGGCTCAGGCCCAATGCCACTGTCCCTCCCCCACCAGACAGGGATGTGCATCGCTTGGTGTTCCCTGCCGTGGGGCCTCAGCACGCCGGTGTCTACAAGAGCGTCATTGCCAACAAGCTGGGCAAAGCTGCCTGCTATGCCCACCTGTATGTCACAGGTGAGGCAGGCACCCTCGTGGTCAGCTGCACACACAGCCTGGCCTCTGGCACTACGTGGGGGCTCAGGGAAAGGGGCCTCCACCCAGCTCCCTTCCCCTCCATCCCCTGGGGACCCTCTTGCCTTACCCCTGCCCCTGCGGCTGAGCCCCCAGGCCCTAGCCTCCTGCACTGAGGCTCGGTGATCCTGTGGGGCTGTTGGGCCCTTGGACCCAGCAGACATTCGACCTGTGGCTTTCAGATGTGGTCCCAGGCCCTCCAGATGGCGCCCCGCAGGTGGTGGCTGTAACGGGGAGGATGGTCACACTCACATGGAACCCCCCCAGGAGTCTGGACATGGCCATCGGTGGGTCAGGGCTGCACAGGGCCATGGGTGGGGAAGGGGTGTGGGGAAGGCAGGCTCAGGCAGGACACCATGGGGGCCAGGCCCCAGAAGCGGATGGGCAGGGGCAGGAGCTGATGGAATGCCGGCAGGAACAGCTTTGCCCGTCTTCTCTCCACGTTGCATGGGGCTCTTGCTCTGGGTGAGGAGAGGAGGCACGGGGCACTGCCACATTCCCTTCCCATCCTCAGAGTGGGTGCCTGGGTCAGGACTTGCAAATGCCCTCCCCTCCTCTTGTCCAGGATCTCCTCCcgctctgcctcagtttccctacctcAGGTATCAAGGAATTAGAGTTCAATTCCAGCCCCATCTGTGCCTGTACTGGTACCTTGTTGGCTCTAAACCTCCCAGGGAAGTGGCTGGGCAAGAGCAGATGGGGGGACAGGCAGGAAGCAACAGCAGAGACTGAGGCACGTCATCAGAGCAGACTAATGATGAGTTCCAGGGTCCCGGGCCAGCTGGATGGGGAGGGTTTACTGCTCCTGCAACAGCAGCCTCTAGTAGCTCCTCTCCCGCTAGACCCGGACTCCCTGACGTACACAGTGCAGCACCAGGTGCTGGGCTCGGACCAGTGGACGGCACTGGTCACAGGCCTGCGGGAGCCAGGGTGGGCAGCCACAGGGCTGCGTAAGGGGGTCCAGCACATCTTCCGGGTCCTCAGCACCACTGTCAAGAGCAGCAGCAAGCCCTCACCCCCTTCTGAGCCTGTGCAGCTGCTGGAGCACGGTGAGCCTGGGTGCTCCTGTcgggtgggggtgggagctgcTGGGATGGGGAATGGGGCCCTGTGGTGGAGGCTCAAGGGCTGGCCTGGACATGGTAACTGGCAGGAGCAGCCTGGCCGGGTGGGACCTTGGCCCATCTGTacacttccttctccttcctgaaagcagcagggcacggtggctgaaGCTCAGGCTTTGGAATCGGGCCTGCTGGGGTCCAACCCCACAACCCCAGCTTTGCCGCTCCCTGGCTGTGTTCCCCAGACAAATCgctaaacctctctgagcttcagctttcccatctgtaaaaacggaACTCAAGTGTTGATGAGGGGTGTTAGAGGAGTGGTGGGTGCTGAGGACCTGGTGTCAAGCCCAGCACAGAGCTGCgctctcctcctcccaggcccaCCCCTGGAGGAGGCCCCTGCCATGCTGGACAAACCAGACATCGTGTATGTGGTGGAGGGACAGCCTGCCAGCATCACCGTCACATTCAACCATGTGGAGGCCCAGGTCGTCTGGAGGAGGTGGGCCCCTTTCCCACATGTGGCAGCCCAGGTCTGGCCCAGCCTGGCCGGAATGCCCTGGGGCAAGATCTGGGTGACCTCCCTGTCATGTGTCCCCTAGCTGCCGAGGGGCCCTCCTAGAGGCACGGGCCGGTGTGTACGAGCTGAGCCAGCCAGATGATGACCAGTACTGTCTTCGGATCTGCCAGGTGAGCCGCCGGGACATGGGGGCCCTCACCTGCACCGCCCGAAACCGTCACGGCACACAGACCTGCTCGGTCACATTGGAGCTGGCAGGTGGGTGACAGCGGGCCTTCTTCCTAGCCTCCCTCCAAGGCCCAAAGCTCTCTACTCACACCCCCAGGTACACAACCTGCCTGACACTGCTGCAGATCCAAACCCATGTCCTCTGGTCAGGCCTGTCCATGTCATGGCTATACAAATACCATATTAGTAATAATGACAACAATCATACTAACAAGATTTattggccagacgcggtggctcacacctgtaatctcagcactttgggaggccgacacaggtggattacctgaggtcaggagatcatgaccagcctcgccaacatggtgaaaccctgtctctactaaaaatacaaaaattagctgggtgtggtggcaggtgcc comes from the Pan troglodytes isolate AG18354 chromosome 13, NHGRI_mPanTro3-v2.0_pri, whole genome shotgun sequence genome and includes:
- the SPEG gene encoding striated muscle preferentially expressed protein kinase isoform X14; this encodes MKPSPSQNRRSSDTGSKAPPTFKVSLMDQSVREGQDVIMSIRVQGEPKPVVSWLRNRQPVRPDQRRFAEEAEGGLCRLRILAAERGDAGFYTCKAVNEYGARQCEARLEVRGE